The following coding sequences are from one Deinococcus sp. Leaf326 window:
- a CDS encoding sensor histidine kinase: MTDRPAPSPSSPAAQAPGLSQGPATAQALPAPAQLSDRVRVVRNTLPPLILLVVVVVELLIAQLRSPSAELWAHLLFYGLVGPAVTFFSVEWIAEGTRARERAERELRALYGELSASHGRLRAVQELMRDLAEAPDQGAVLEVAARGAVRVTGATHATLTVPGGLSGTARGDTLLAAPSADLHPLKVPIPGGGALALHFEAPPGTDTEALAQALAAEVANGVEAARQRTLDLMTLHSVDQSIRAERNMRRLLSRITRNMAARLNVAARAAYLTDQDGVLRLEYAEDERGEAVGGSPAPAFALRVVEAGKPLIAQEAEALGVFPGARSALGLPMLNEDGLLGVLVLGDGREGAFAETRVPLLALMAGQATLAVRNARAYLYSEELAISDERARIAREIHDGVAQSLAFAALKLDVVSRQLRTDPERAENEVRAAGSLLREQIREVRRSIFALRPIDLERYGLLETVRRYVLDFGEQNNLRATLDFGGLEDSGELHLAPGDEAMVFRLVQESLNNVAKHARAREVSVSLLGGPRVRLRVQDDGVGFDLGSVTGRVSSAGGLGLIQMRERIEARGGRYRVHSVPGQGTLVEAEVPQT, translated from the coding sequence ATGACCGACCGGCCCGCTCCGTCCCCGTCCTCCCCTGCCGCGCAGGCGCCGGGCCTATCGCAGGGGCCAGCCACCGCGCAGGCCCTGCCTGCCCCGGCGCAGCTCTCGGACCGGGTGCGGGTGGTGCGCAACACGCTGCCGCCGCTCATCCTGCTCGTGGTGGTGGTGGTCGAGCTGCTCATCGCGCAGCTGCGCAGCCCCTCGGCCGAGCTGTGGGCGCACCTGCTGTTCTACGGCCTGGTGGGACCGGCCGTGACCTTCTTCAGCGTCGAGTGGATCGCCGAGGGCACCCGCGCGCGCGAGCGGGCCGAGCGTGAACTGCGCGCCCTGTACGGCGAGCTGAGCGCCTCGCACGGGCGGCTGCGGGCGGTGCAGGAACTTATGCGCGACCTCGCCGAGGCCCCCGACCAGGGTGCGGTGCTGGAGGTCGCGGCGCGCGGCGCGGTGCGCGTGACCGGCGCCACCCACGCCACCCTGACGGTGCCCGGCGGCCTGAGCGGCACGGCGCGCGGCGATACCCTGCTGGCCGCCCCCAGCGCCGACCTGCACCCCCTGAAGGTGCCGATTCCGGGCGGGGGGGCGCTGGCGCTGCATTTCGAGGCCCCGCCCGGCACCGACACCGAGGCGCTGGCGCAGGCCCTGGCCGCCGAGGTCGCCAACGGGGTCGAGGCCGCCCGGCAGCGCACCCTGGACCTGATGACCCTGCACTCGGTGGACCAGAGCATCCGCGCCGAGCGCAACATGCGCCGGCTGCTCTCGCGCATCACGCGCAACATGGCCGCCCGACTGAACGTCGCCGCGCGCGCGGCCTACCTCACCGACCAGGACGGCGTGCTACGGCTGGAATACGCCGAGGACGAGCGCGGCGAGGCGGTCGGCGGCAGCCCGGCCCCCGCCTTCGCGCTGCGGGTCGTGGAGGCCGGCAAACCCCTCATCGCGCAGGAGGCCGAGGCCCTGGGCGTCTTTCCGGGAGCGCGCAGCGCTCTGGGTCTCCCCATGCTCAACGAGGATGGGCTGCTGGGCGTCCTCGTACTGGGCGACGGCCGGGAGGGCGCCTTTGCCGAGACACGCGTGCCGCTGCTCGCCTTGATGGCCGGGCAGGCCACGCTGGCGGTGCGCAACGCCCGCGCCTACCTGTACTCCGAGGAGCTCGCCATCAGCGACGAGCGCGCCCGGATCGCCCGTGAGATCCACGACGGGGTGGCGCAGTCGCTGGCCTTCGCGGCCCTCAAGCTCGACGTGGTGTCGCGTCAGCTGCGCACCGACCCCGAACGCGCCGAGAACGAGGTGCGGGCAGCCGGGTCCCTGCTGCGCGAGCAGATCCGCGAAGTGCGCCGGTCAATCTTCGCGCTGCGTCCCATTGACCTGGAACGCTATGGCCTGCTGGAGACGGTACGGCGCTACGTCCTGGACTTTGGCGAACAGAACAACCTGCGCGCCACGCTGGATTTCGGCGGTCTGGAAGACAGCGGTGAACTGCACCTCGCGCCCGGTGACGAGGCGATGGTCTTCCGGCTGGTGCAGGAAAGCCTGAATAACGTCGCCAAGCACGCCCGTGCCCGCGAGGTCAGCGTGAGCCTGCTGGGCGGCCCGCGCGTGCGGCTGCGGGTGCAGGACGACGGCGTGGGCTTCGACCTGGGCAGCGTGACGGGCCGGGTCAGCAGCGCGGGCGGCCTGGGCCTCATCCAGATGCGCGAGCGGATCGAGGCGCGCGGCGGGCGCTACCGGGTGCACTCGGTCCCTGGTCAGGGCACGCTGGTCGAGGCCGAGGTGCCGCAGACCTGA
- a CDS encoding RNA methyltransferase, with protein sequence MNLAVVLVSPKTPGNVGAAARAMLNMGASDLRIVAPRCDYLDPQAVAMAVHAADLLRGARVYATLREALADRDLSVGTSARIRADLPAPRHPGQLRPLVRGAAAPALVFGPEETGLINSDLEQCQVTVRIPTGDYASLNLAQAVLLVCYEFLQGVDEVPEHTRKTATREEMEATYGHLREVMHLIGYTDAVRARHTLRLWRSLLDRAQMSSGESRLFRGLLRQVQWKVGSVGVTPVSGPDFGSELDPVQEEDGPANH encoded by the coding sequence GTGAATCTCGCGGTGGTCCTCGTCTCTCCGAAAACGCCCGGCAACGTGGGAGCGGCGGCCCGCGCGATGCTGAACATGGGGGCCTCCGACCTGCGGATCGTGGCCCCGCGCTGCGACTACCTCGACCCGCAGGCGGTGGCGATGGCCGTCCACGCGGCCGACCTCCTGCGCGGCGCGCGGGTGTACGCCACCCTGCGCGAGGCCCTGGCCGACCGCGACCTGAGCGTAGGCACCTCGGCCCGCATCCGCGCGGACCTGCCCGCGCCCCGTCACCCGGGGCAGCTACGGCCGTTGGTGCGCGGCGCGGCGGCCCCGGCGCTCGTGTTCGGTCCCGAGGAAACCGGCTTGATCAACAGCGACCTGGAACAGTGCCAGGTGACCGTGCGCATCCCGACCGGCGACTACGCCAGCCTGAACCTCGCGCAGGCCGTGCTGCTGGTGTGCTACGAGTTCCTTCAGGGCGTGGACGAGGTGCCCGAGCACACCCGCAAGACGGCCACCCGCGAGGAGATGGAGGCGACCTACGGTCACCTGCGCGAGGTCATGCACCTCATCGGGTACACCGACGCGGTGCGCGCCCGCCACACGCTGCGGCTGTGGCGAAGCCTGCTGGACCGCGCGCAGATGAGCAGCGGCGAGAGCCGGCTGTTCCGGGGACTGCTGCGGCAGGTGCAGTGGAAGGTGGGCAGTGTGGGCGTGACCCCCGTCTCTGGCCCTGACTTTGGTTCCGAGCTGGATCCGGTACAGGAAGAGGACGGCCCAGCCAACCACTGA
- a CDS encoding roadblock/LC7 domain-containing protein, giving the protein MIEPSLDLYGDAFARVDQHLEELLAATGVRYCLLVDRKGFVLSHKEALWAPRPPALDSVATLVASNAAATAALANMLGERTFSEQTHQGENGTLYVESVGDQALLTLIFDSSVALGKVKVYTRKTIPKLGEILDELADAPQPELGDDFSKGASALLDDLLG; this is encoded by the coding sequence ATGATTGAGCCTTCGCTTGACCTTTACGGCGACGCGTTCGCCCGGGTGGACCAGCACCTTGAAGAACTGCTGGCCGCCACCGGAGTCCGCTATTGCCTGCTTGTCGACCGCAAGGGCTTCGTGCTTTCGCACAAAGAAGCCCTGTGGGCGCCCCGCCCGCCCGCGCTCGATAGCGTCGCTACGCTGGTCGCCAGTAATGCCGCCGCGACCGCCGCGCTGGCGAACATGCTGGGCGAACGCACTTTCTCCGAACAGACCCACCAGGGCGAGAACGGCACGCTGTACGTGGAATCGGTCGGGGATCAGGCGCTGCTGACCCTGATCTTCGACAGCAGCGTGGCCCTGGGCAAGGTCAAGGTGTACACCCGCAAGACCATTCCCAAGCTCGGGGAGATTCTCGACGAACTGGCCGACGCGCCCCAGCCGGAACTGGGCGACGACTTTTCCAAGGGGGCCAGCGCGCTGCTCGATGACCTCCTGGGTTAA
- the mqnP gene encoding menaquinone biosynthesis prenyltransferase MqnP has translation MLRGCEKRRGRRGVVSATGRIKTYLELVKFEHTVFALPFAYAGMLLASMSVLGTGWPGWHTLIWVTVAMAAARTAAMGANRVIDRFIDARNPRTAGREVPSGKVSPAQAWALVAGSVLVLAFAAAQLNPLCLVLLPLALIFLIGYPYTKRYTWLCHVWLGITDGAAAAGGWIAVTGHFDPPAWALWAVVIFWMVGLDVIYATMDYRFDLANGVKSIPARFGIPRALKIAATSHALTFALLLLVGVLSGASFWYYLAALAMGAILLYEHRIVNPDDLTRANVAFFDANMWLALTMLAGVVADVAWRTFT, from the coding sequence ATGCTGCGTGGCTGTGAGAAGCGTCGGGGCAGGCGGGGCGTGGTGAGCGCCACGGGACGGATCAAAACGTATCTGGAGCTGGTGAAGTTCGAGCACACCGTGTTCGCGCTGCCCTTTGCCTATGCCGGGATGCTGCTGGCGAGCATGAGCGTGCTCGGCACCGGCTGGCCCGGCTGGCACACCCTGATCTGGGTGACGGTGGCGATGGCGGCGGCCCGCACGGCGGCGATGGGGGCCAACCGGGTCATCGACCGCTTCATCGACGCGCGCAACCCGCGTACTGCCGGCCGCGAGGTGCCCAGCGGCAAGGTCTCGCCCGCGCAGGCCTGGGCGCTGGTGGCGGGCAGCGTGCTCGTGCTGGCGTTCGCGGCGGCGCAGCTCAATCCGCTGTGTCTCGTGCTGCTCCCGCTGGCCCTGATCTTCCTGATCGGCTACCCGTACACCAAGCGGTACACCTGGCTGTGCCACGTCTGGCTGGGCATCACCGACGGGGCGGCGGCGGCGGGTGGCTGGATCGCCGTGACCGGGCACTTCGACCCGCCGGCCTGGGCGCTGTGGGCCGTGGTCATCTTCTGGATGGTTGGGCTGGACGTGATCTACGCGACGATGGACTACCGCTTCGACCTCGCCAACGGCGTCAAGAGCATTCCGGCGCGTTTCGGCATTCCGCGCGCCCTGAAGATCGCCGCGACGAGCCACGCCCTGACCTTCGCCCTGCTGCTGCTTGTTGGGGTCCTGAGCGGCGCGAGCTTCTGGTACTACCTCGCCGCCCTGGCGATGGGCGCCATCCTGCTCTACGAACACCGCATCGTGAATCCGGACGACCTGACGCGCGCCAACGTGGCCTTCTTCGACGCCAACATGTGGCTGGCGCTGACCATGCTGGCCGGCGTGGTCGCCGACGTAGCGTGGCGCACGTTCACCTGA
- a CDS encoding ATP/GTP-binding protein — translation MSTINFAAREINCKIVYYGPGMCGKTTNLKYVFGRVPGHQRGEMVSLATEDERTLFFDFLPLDLGSVQGFKTRFHLYTVPGQVFYNASRKLILRGVDGIVFVADSSPNRLRANAESMRNLRENLQEHGIDIRDVPIVLQVNKRDVPGALPVDMIRAVIDPKRELPMYESSASQGVGVFETLKGVSRLVLDRLAQPK, via the coding sequence TTGAGCACCATCAACTTCGCTGCCCGCGAGATCAACTGCAAGATCGTCTACTACGGCCCCGGCATGTGCGGCAAGACCACCAACCTCAAGTACGTGTTCGGCCGCGTGCCCGGCCACCAGCGCGGCGAGATGGTTTCACTGGCGACCGAGGACGAGCGCACACTGTTCTTCGACTTTCTGCCGCTCGACCTCGGCAGCGTGCAGGGCTTCAAGACCCGCTTTCACCTCTACACCGTGCCGGGACAGGTCTTCTACAACGCCAGCCGCAAGCTGATCCTGCGCGGCGTGGACGGCATCGTGTTCGTGGCCGACAGCTCGCCCAATCGCCTGCGCGCCAACGCCGAGAGCATGCGTAACCTGCGCGAGAACCTGCAGGAGCACGGCATTGACATCCGCGACGTGCCCATCGTGCTGCAGGTCAACAAGCGCGACGTGCCCGGCGCCCTGCCGGTGGACATGATCCGTGCGGTTATCGACCCCAAGCGTGAGCTGCCCATGTACGAGTCCTCGGCCAGCCAGGGGGTCGGCGTCTTCGAGACCCTCAAGGGCGTGAGCCGTCTCGTGCTCGACCGCCTGGCGCAGCCCAAATAA